AGCGACATATTCGGGTCCGGAGAAAGCGAAGTCGTCACACGGGCGAATGAGAGGAATGTGCTTCTCGTCGACGGCGATGAGTCCGACGGGGACCGGATGCGCCTGGAACAGCTTGTGCCAGCGAAAAAGGGCCGGTTGCTTCAGGCCGACATGTACATCATTCCCCCGGGTGGCGGAAGCAACGGAGAGATTCAGCATTCCGGAGAGGAGTTCGGTGTCGTAATGGAAGGGTCGCTTTTCCTTACCATCGAGAACACGTCCTATTTTCTGGAAGCAGGCGACTCATTCGTCTTTCGTTCCGAGCTGGCACATTCATTTGCCAACAACGGAAGCACGGTCGCTCGTGTGCTCTGGGTGAACAC
Above is a genomic segment from Rhodospirillaceae bacterium containing:
- a CDS encoding cupin domain-containing protein is translated as MNGDLGQDDDKSLRLGRQIRHWRLVKGLTLRDMAKLVGCSESLLSKIENDRATPSLSTLHKIAVALGLNISDIFGSGESEVVTRANERNVLLVDGDESDGDRMRLEQLVPAKKGRLLQADMYIIPPGGGSNGEIQHSGEEFGVVMEGSLFLTIENTSYFLEAGDSFVFRSELAHSFANNGSTVARVLWVNTPPTF